The Alnus glutinosa chromosome 1, dhAlnGlut1.1, whole genome shotgun sequence region tctctagtaataataattaaaataacaatggTAACATACTTGTATGCAAAATAGAAAGTGCACCATGAATTTGGCAGGCTGTTTAGGTTCTGAACATTTTCGAAAGCTTCAAAAATACATAATAACTACTTAAAATTTAAAGTGCATGTTTTGTTGCAATTTTCACACCTGATCACCAACATTGGGGCCATCGGTATTGAAGAGAATTGGTCGGCATCGCTTATCCTCATTCATCAAGCTTGAGTTTTGAAAATGTGCAATGAGAGCCGCTATACCTTGTATGCGAGCATATGCAAGTGATGCCACCTTTTCACTATTAAACTTCTCCCATTTCTTTCCATTAAATGCCTGTCCAAATTGGAATTTTCTTTTAGCTTTAGTCTTTGTATTTAtcttttcaccttaaagcttaCGTATAACGAACCTGAAAGAATGGAATGATCAAGCTAGGTTCTTTCATGTTGATGAATGCATACCCCACATTACATTTATTCTGCAAAAAAATGTTTGAGGGCATAAAAAATACAGACAAGACCATGTACGATCACACAGCAAGTCCGGTTCTTACCATAACCCAAATTCTCATCCACAAAATTAAAGGGCATTTGTAAATAAGATTGCATTTACCTTAAAATCAATTGGAAGATAAATGAAATCATAAGTTCCTGGATGGCGTTCATCTATTGCAGCCATAAGCATCTTTGATGTATACCTACAATGATAACCATATAAATCCCAGTATTAAAAAGTGTCAAAAAAGGAAATACAGCTAACCATACTAACCAATGAGAAGGTTACTTCTATCTGAAGCAAGATTGGGAAAAATATGAATTACGTCCATTTTCTAGGACAAACTAGCATGGTAAAACTCTGTACTCCAATTCCTATCCCTTGAAATGCTTAAATGCAAAACACGAGAATTCCTCTAGCCAAATTAGATTGATTTATATGGTTTAAAACCGCCACATCAAGTGGGTCATGCAGTGACCTCTGTGCCAAATGGTATAAGACACCCAGAGACTGGGAGTTTGAAACTCCGTGAGGGTGCTATTGACACTAGTAGCGGCGGTGCCCAACCAGCAGTTGACTTCAGTACAGTTTGGGTATTGTTTGCTAAGGAAAAATAAAGATTCAAAGAAGACTCTATGCCAGTCAAAAGATGCAACCCATCAACTAAATACACACCAAGTTAATGTCTGCCACATGTCAAGCATCTTATACTGATGGAAAATGGGCAAATATTGGATTTGAGGCTTAAGCGCCTGCCAGGGCACTGACAGAGCACCTATCTTACTATTGCCCAATTGCTCTCACCTTGAGATAGAATTCAGAAATCCATGGATTATTTATGCACCTTGCGCACAACAGGTTAGTATCATATCAAATGATGTCAACCAGCTTAATTTTACTGGAAAGAAGTAATATCCAACTACTACAAATATGATTTCAATATTGAAGTGAGGAGCCTCTTACTTGTTGGGAATGTTCTTTATCATAAGTGTTGTTCGGTTGTCTTCCCCTCGCATTATTCGATCAATATCAAGTTCATACTGTTTCTTGTTGTCAACCTGACTAGAGCCGCCTTCATTTCTACGGCTTCTAGCACGTTCATTCGGAGGATCAAATGAATTCATCATGGGAATCATTTGGCCTCTGCCAGAAAATATCATGCACCTCTGATGATGGGATTGGAGTCCTATATTTTTTGGGGGAATGGGCAGGTCCATACAATTTCCACCAACATGAGGAAAGATGCTAGGAGAAACAAATTCCATTGCATGCAGTGAGTTATTAGAAATTCTCATGTTCCCAAGAGAACCAGGATGAAATCCAGAAGCCTCAGGGGATTCCCCTGCATAGGCATGTTGCCTATCCCAAATAGAAGGATTAACAGCAGGTGCTGATCCCACATGGTGGTTATTTATGGGTAAAACTGAATTCAGCATATTAGATGGTGCTCTAGGAAGTCCATGCAATTGCGGTGTGGGATGCGCTCCACAAAGTCCATTGACAAATGATGGTGAGTTTGGCCACATCATTCCTGGAGGCTGTGTGTGATAGGAGCTATTCCACGCATAATGATGTCCAGGAAGAGGACGGCTAAGATTACCAGCAGATCCGAAAACTGAGACACAGAAAAACCCATTAAATCAACATATcagaaaataagaaacaaacCAAACTAATTATATGCCATTTTCCTTCTAAATGGAAAAGCAGTTCAGCCAAACTTTACATTCCAAATTGACACTACTTTACAAAGGTTCATTTGATTATGAAGCAAGTGATAGTGTATCAGATTGCTGCATCCAACACTATTACGTGGATATCACATGCAGCACCTGCTCGAATCACTAACCAAGTACAAGAAGGGGTTAGTGAGGTAATTTGACCTTCCCTAGTGCTGGAATCACATTGGATATTCACATGCAGAACATGCTTGACCATGGAACTAAGGGAACGACAAAGACTTATCCAGCCAATAAACTATATTGTAGACAACTGTTAAGGAACAAGGTAAGCCATTTTGACAAACCCAGTTTTCAGAGTGAAGTTGACCACAATTGTTTCTGGCTTTtgctatttcttttaatttttttttttccaccttaCCAAGAAAAGTTAGAATGGTTACGCAATTaggaaacagaaacagaaaatgaaatcattaaaagaaaatgcgCCCAGTGATCCATGGCACTTACCAGCTTCATTGAGTTCAACTGAGTGCCCATTTGAGCTTACTCTGTGCAACTGCCGGTTATTGAATATTTCTGGTGGACTGGGATTGATATTTGCTGTCATGGTGCCCGGAGAATTCAAATGAACACCATTAGTTAAGCCATCATGATACTCAGGAAGTGAATGAGGATGGAAATTCGTAGTGCCTCGAATATCAAATTTCAGTTGTCCTGGTGAACGTCCAGAGTCAGCAAGGCCAGGCTGATTGCCAACTGATTCAACTCTCACAAGAGAGGGTAAGCTGTTAGGAACACTAGATGAGATCTCATGATGAAATGCAGCTTCCGTGGATGGACTATGAATTGCACAGTGTACCCCCAACATAGTTCCATGATCCATGCTACCAGATGTGATTGCCACATGTGGAACTGGGACTGTTAACAAGTATTTGTGAGACAACATAAATTTGCTTCTTAATCCAGAATTAATAGTTAAAAGACCAAAATTTTATTGGCAATAGGAATACCAGAGAAGCCAGTGGTTGAGTCAACAGGAGGGCTACTTTGTTGCAGATAAGGGCCACATTCATCATGCTCCAACTCTGGAGGGAATTGTTGTGTCAAACTGTAGccacaaagaaaaccaaaagaaaggccaaaaaaagaagaggaaagtgagTAATGGatccaaagaaaataataatgcaAAAGTCCTTTCAGCAGAAATAAAAGCACAGTACTCTGTCCAATTTTAGAAACATAGTCAAGTAAAAAGCATAAATCTTAATTATAAACACAAATATTAATGCAT contains the following coding sequences:
- the LOC133863761 gene encoding protein MEI2-like 4 isoform X1, yielding MPSKTMDLPGLSSSSSYFSDDLRFPHERQLGFWKSDSVPDGFASSNSVTSSPMEKLIPVEGQMVKSVEHPESFLIRDQQVKLSLNRLAVGAGRASSHSLTLNVQPASYSLEGNNGSIMDAQYESSLFSSSLSELFSRKLRLSSNNALYGHSVDTVASHYEEEEPFESLEEIEAQTIGNLLPDDDDLLSGLTDGLDYIVQPSGGDDVEELDLFSSVGGMDLGDDGSSAGQNNSGFPGGVSNGQPGASNGSIAGEHPHGEHPSRTLFVRNINSNVEDSELKTLFEQYGDIRTLYTACKHRGFVMISYYDIRAARNAMKALQNKPLRRRKLDIHYSIPKDNPSEKDINQGTLVVFNLDSSVSNEELCQIFGTYGEIKEIRETPHRSHHKFIEFYDVRAAETALRALNRSDIAGKRIKLEPSRPGGSRRCLTQQFPPELEHDECGPYLQQSSPPVDSTTGFSVPVPHVAITSGSMDHGTMLGVHCAIHSPSTEAAFHHEISSSVPNSLPSLVRVESVGNQPGLADSGRSPGQLKFDIRGTTNFHPHSLPEYHDGLTNGVHLNSPGTMTANINPSPPEIFNNRQLHRVSSNGHSVELNEAVFGSAGNLSRPLPGHHYAWNSSYHTQPPGMMWPNSPSFVNGLCGAHPTPQLHGLPRAPSNMLNSVLPINNHHVGSAPAVNPSIWDRQHAYAGESPEASGFHPGSLGNMRISNNSLHAMEFVSPSIFPHVGGNCMDLPIPPKNIGLQSHHQRCMIFSGRGQMIPMMNSFDPPNERARSRRNEGGSSQVDNKKQYELDIDRIMRGEDNRTTLMIKNIPNKYTSKMLMAAIDERHPGTYDFIYLPIDFKNKCNVGYAFINMKEPSLIIPFFQAFNGKKWEKFNSEKVASLAYARIQGIAALIAHFQNSSLMNEDKRCRPILFNTDGPNVGDQVPFPMGVNVRTRSGKARTNTHEENHQGSPPKLGNGEDHTGDPSSDCSKELD
- the LOC133863761 gene encoding protein MEI2-like 4 isoform X3 — its product is MEKLIPVEGQMVKSVEHPESFLIRDQQVKLSLNRLAVGAGRASSHSLTLNVQPASYSLEGNNGSIMDAQYESSLFSSSLSELFSRKLRLSSNNALYGHSVDTVASHYEEEEPFESLEEIEAQTIGNLLPDDDDLLSGLTDGLDYIVQPSGGDDVEELDLFSSVGGMDLGDDGSSAGQNNSGFPGGVSNGQPGASNGSIAGEHPHGEHPSRTLFVRNINSNVEDSELKTLFEQYGDIRTLYTACKHRGFVMISYYDIRAARNAMKALQNKPLRRRKLDIHYSIPKDNPSEKDINQGTLVVFNLDSSVSNEELCQIFGTYGEIKEIRETPHRSHHKFIEFYDVRAAETALRALNRSDIAGKRIKLEPSRPGGSRRCLTQQFPPELEHDECGPYLQQSSPPVDSTTGFSVPVPHVAITSGSMDHGTMLGVHCAIHSPSTEAAFHHEISSSVPNSLPSLVRVESVGNQPGLADSGRSPGQLKFDIRGTTNFHPHSLPEYHDGLTNGVHLNSPGTMTANINPSPPEIFNNRQLHRVSSNGHSVELNEAVFGSAGNLSRPLPGHHYAWNSSYHTQPPGMMWPNSPSFVNGLCGAHPTPQLHGLPRAPSNMLNSVLPINNHHVGSAPAVNPSIWDRQHAYAGESPEASGFHPGSLGNMRISNNSLHAMEFVSPSIFPHVGGNCMDLPIPPKNIGLQSHHQRCMIFSGRGQMIPMMNSFDPPNERARSRRNEGGSSQVDNKKQYELDIDRIMRGEDNRTTLMIKNIPNKYTSKMLMAAIDERHPGTYDFIYLPIDFKNKCNVGYAFINMKEPSLIIPFFQAFNGKKWEKFNSEKVASLAYARIQGIAALIAHFQNSSLMNEDKRCRPILFNTDGPNVGDQVPFPMGVNVRTRSGKARTNTHEENHQGSPPKLGNGEDHTGDPSSDCSKELD
- the LOC133863761 gene encoding protein MEI2-like 4 isoform X2 yields the protein MPSKTMDLPGLSSSSSYFSDDLRFPHERQLGFWKSDSVPDGFASSNSVTSSPMEKLIPVEGQMVKSVEHPESFLIRDQQVKLSLNRLAVGAGRASSHSLTLNVQPASYSLEGNNGSIMDAQYESSLFSSSLSELFSRKLRLSSNNALYGHSVDTVASHYEEEEPFESLEEIEAQTIGNLLPDDDDLLSGLTDGLDYIVQPSGGDDVEELDLFSSVGGMDLGDDGSSAGQNNSGFPGGVSNGQPGASNGSIAGEHPHGEHPSRTLFVRNINSNVEDSELKTLFEQYGDIRTLYTACKHRGFVMISYYDIRAARNAMKALQNKPLRRRKLDIHYSIPKDNPSEKDINQGTLVVFNLDSSVSNEELCQIFGTYGEIKEIRETPHRSHHKFIEFYDVRAAETALRALNRSDIAGKRIKLEPSRPGGSRRLTQQFPPELEHDECGPYLQQSSPPVDSTTGFSVPVPHVAITSGSMDHGTMLGVHCAIHSPSTEAAFHHEISSSVPNSLPSLVRVESVGNQPGLADSGRSPGQLKFDIRGTTNFHPHSLPEYHDGLTNGVHLNSPGTMTANINPSPPEIFNNRQLHRVSSNGHSVELNEAVFGSAGNLSRPLPGHHYAWNSSYHTQPPGMMWPNSPSFVNGLCGAHPTPQLHGLPRAPSNMLNSVLPINNHHVGSAPAVNPSIWDRQHAYAGESPEASGFHPGSLGNMRISNNSLHAMEFVSPSIFPHVGGNCMDLPIPPKNIGLQSHHQRCMIFSGRGQMIPMMNSFDPPNERARSRRNEGGSSQVDNKKQYELDIDRIMRGEDNRTTLMIKNIPNKYTSKMLMAAIDERHPGTYDFIYLPIDFKNKCNVGYAFINMKEPSLIIPFFQAFNGKKWEKFNSEKVASLAYARIQGIAALIAHFQNSSLMNEDKRCRPILFNTDGPNVGDQVPFPMGVNVRTRSGKARTNTHEENHQGSPPKLGNGEDHTGDPSSDCSKELD